CAATTAGTTCTgtcctattttttttcttaatctttttaTGTTTATTGGTTCTCAGGgttttttttctacaatttttgttctttctatattttttctttgttgtttcttATGAACTAAAATTTACTCTAAACTATAATTCTCAAAtagcaattaaaaaatatattgtaatttgcaatcaaataacaattaaataattacaatttcttataaacacattttacTAAAGAAATataattgacttttttttttcaaatttttgtgaTAAACCAAGCATAAGATAAGCATAGTTGATACTTTTGCCGAATTAAATGAATTTGTTTTCGGCCtgatctcaaaattcattgataTATTTCTAACATAAGCACGTGACCTACGGGCTATTCCTGCATCTGGGCCTTATTGTACATGGTAGCACAATGCTTGGGTGCCTTTTGAGTTTTGACTTATAGGGCCAATTGCCCTTTTAGATTCTATGGCAAGGGGCCGAAATTGTGAACGGCTAGGGAAAATAGTTAAAGCATACTGATTTTACCttgtgtaaatttttttctaaacaaatgGGCAGGGGCAATGGCCTATACCAGCCCCCTGCCAGTTCCGTCTCTGACAACATTGACTCACTATTTGTtctaaaaacataattaaactcataggaaaaaataaatttaatcaatattttaacaaaaaaccATGAGCGGAGAGAACTTGCCCGGGGTAGAGTTTTCATTGTTGCGATGTGCAAAACAGTTTTGCCTTCCTCATCCTTCCAGTTTAGCAATTTCTTTGCCCACAATGCGGCATCTTCAAACGTTGTTTGCTGAAGCCATCTTACAAGGAGATGAAAAGCATCTAGTTGGTTGTTATTCAGCGCGATATGAAGAGCTGTCTCTCCTCGAattgttacatttttaataggtatgGGACAGACATTTTGAAATTCGGCCAGAAGATAGAGGTCTCCTGTTTGAGCCACATAATGCAAAGGAGTCACACCCTCCCTTCCTTGGACACGAACAAGGTGATCATCAAAATCAAGTAGTCGGTGCAGCAATTGGGTCTGGTCATTTTGCAAAGCAAGGTGAACAGGGGTGACGCCATTTTAATTAAGCTTTCTAATAAATGACGGCTTTAACCTCACAATCTCCAGGGCAAATCGGGTGTGTCCTGCATATGCAGCATCATGTAAAGGAGTATCAACAAATGAAATCTCGTCAATCCTATCCAAAACTTTTGCATCCCTCTGTATCAATGCGTACAAGGCATCAACGCTTCCTTGCTGAGCAGCATCCCTCAAACTCTAATCCATTATAGGAGATGTGATAGTAAGTGAGACAGTTAAAAGGAAATAAAGGCTTTAAAGTTTAAATGATGATATTGGACAgtcctctatttataggagaggGTGATAGTGGTACtgtgatttatttgtttacatCTTGGAATCTTATTATGGGTTTGTCCACATTAattaacttttgttttgtttttgtttttttttttttttttttttattgtatctttgtcagcaaaaaataatttgctaatttatatttgtttaatctTATAACGTCTGAATGAGAAGATTGAAAAAAGATggaaatctttttttctttcccagtGAAAGAGACTTCGGATCCTCTAAACAAAGTAGTTTATAAGGCAATGctatttattgaaaaagaaatgattcAAAGATGGTTGTGTGACATGCTTAAAAGCCTTATATGGTAGTCGcacattctttatatatatatatatatatacactgttGACACTCATGCAGCACATAAAAGCATGCAaattcccaagaggtagcttaattggcagggaccacgcttaatgaaacggaggtcattagttcgaatctatttccccctcttgtgctgacatgtcaatatatatatatatatatatatatatatatatatgactacaTCAAGAAACTATAAAGAAAAACTTATTATTTTCGAAAATAAGTTTTACAGATGGCatctttttaggaaaaaaacaCTCCCCCAAACCCATTAGAAGTCCATcatataaaaatgaaagaaaaaaccaagGGAACCTCTCCACGTGATTAGAGCACTAGTAGCGgcatttcttaaaattttcttaaatttagagaaCCAAATTACCTCTTACTTCCctattcaaataattaatttcaaaatagcttccctttattatttttatatacggtttaaatattctttcaaaaaagaaaaagtctttttatattaaaataatattaagcGAAGGCTATCCTAAATTTAGGGTAGCATGCAATTTTGGTCCTCATGGTGTTTCCAAAACAACCTAaagctccgtttacttcgacgtaaaatggtttttagaaaatgattttcgcattttacggtgtttactttgacgtaaaatagtgTTCAAACCGAGAATGATTTTAGTTTGACCAAAaagcatttatatttttaagaaaatgttttacacTTTTTAATCCATTTTTCTCAAACTCTTTCGACACCCTTGCCAACCCAACTCTTCTCTCCTTCACGCTCAAACACACACACCGGCACAGGTTCTCTCTCGTTCGATtctcatcttctccttcacaccGGCACAGCTTCTCTCTCTCGGTCGACTCTCATCTTCTCCTTGACGTTCATCAAGAGGAGGAAGCTTGAGGTAATTTTCCTTTGCCTCCTCTCGTCACTCTTTCTCTCATGTTCTTTTCAATCTTGCTTGAAGAATTGATTAGTGATGATGTGGGCTCCTTAGTTtcgaattttgggatgataatGATGAAGTTTGTAACTTATTTTATATACCCATAAGGtgattctatatattttctgttgatGTTGGAAA
This genomic interval from Corylus avellana chromosome ca3, CavTom2PMs-1.0 contains the following:
- the LOC132174194 gene encoding ankyrin repeat-containing protein BDA1-like, with amino-acid sequence MPSSLRDAAQQGSVDALYALIQRDAKVLDRIDEISFVDTPLHDAAYAGHTRFALEITQLLHRLLDFDDHLVRVQGREGVTPLHYVAQTGDLYLLAEFQNVCPIPIKNVTIRGETALHIALNNNQLDAFHLLVRWLQQTTFEDAALWAKKLLNWKDEEGKTVLHIATMKTLPRVVRWLLDARVDTNATNLAGFTALDILQGKTQIDNNKIRDMLTSSLPRNIDIVVDLREAAQLGSVDSLYTCID